The Streptomyces sp. 11x1 genomic sequence TCCGTTCGGTGTGGCCTCCTTCACGGAGGTCCCCATCCGCACGTCGACACCCCGCTGCCGCAGCACCTTGTCGGCGGTCCGCGACAGCTTCTCGTCCATCTCGGGCAGCACGCGGTCGGCGATGTCGAGCAGCATCCAGCGCGGTCGCATGCCCTCCCGCAGCGGTTGCTTGCGCACCAGCGCGTCGGTGAAGATCTGGCCATGGGCGGCGACCTCGGTCCCGGTGTAACCGGCGCCGACCACCACGAAGGTGCAGCGCGCGTCGCAGCTCTTGGGGTCCTCGCTCCCGGCGGCCAGCTCCACCTGCCGGGTCACGTGGTCCCTGAGGTACAGCGCCTCGGGCAGCCCCCGGAAGCCGTGGGCGTGCTCGGCGACGCCGGGGATGGGCAGCAGCTTGTTGACGCTGCCGGCCGCGAGCACCAGCCGGTCGTAGGTGAGGGTGCCGACGCCGCCCTCGGGATCCGAGTAGCGCACGGTGCGCGCGTCGAGGTCGATGTCGTCGGCCTCACCCAGCACCAGCCGCACATGGGGCAGGGTGCCGGTGAGGGAGACGGTGACCCGGCGTGGTTCCAGGATGCCGGCGGCGACCTGGGGCAGCAGGGGCAGATACAGGAAGTAGTCGGTCGGGTTCAGCAGGGTGATGTCGGCCTTGTTCCGGGTCAGCCGCGCGAGGGTGCGGGCCGTCCGGTAGCCGGCGAAACCGGCACCGACGATCACGATGCGGGGTCGACTCACGGTTCGCCTCCGGCGGGTCGCGTGCGTACGAACCTTCCGCGTCCCCCTGGTCCACGGGCCCAAACCGGAGGTCCGCCCGATCGTGCGCGGGTTTCCGCCGTGATCCACGGGTACTCGGACCGCGAACCGGCCCGCCCCGAGCGCACCTGTCGCGGAGGTACCCCCATGCCCGAGTACGGATACTTCCTGGCGACCGAGGAGTTCGGTCCCGCCGAGCTGATCGAGTACCGCAGGGCGGCGGGGGCGCGAACCCCGTCAGCGGCGGCACGAAGGTGTGCTGGGGCCCCGACCGGGACGCCGCGGTCCGGCTCGTCCGCCACCTGCGGTCGAGCCAGCTGCTGCCCGGCGAGATGGGGCAGATCCTGCCCCCGCCCAGCCTCTTCGAACAGCTGGAGCCGCTGGTCACCGAACAGATGGTCGGCGAGAACACGGTGTGCGGCGACGACGTCGACGAGCACGTCGCCGAGCTGACCGCCTTCGCCGACGCGGGCTTCGACCGTGTGTACGTCAGCCAGGTCGGCCCCGACCAGCGTGGCTTCTTCGACTTCTACCGCACGAAGGTGCTGCCGCAACTCCAGCGCTGATCCGCACCGCCCCCGAGTTCTCGGCCCAGATGGTGTTTCCCTCTCCCCATCGTCTGGGCCGAGTGCACGTGCGCAAGGAGCGGGGCCCGGAACGTCCTTGCCGTCCGGGCCCCGCTCCTTCGGCTGCTCTCTTTTCTGCTCGGCTTTCCTGCTCTTCCTGCTCTTCCTGCTCTTTCCTCCGCTCACCGCTACCGGTGACGCGGGTCCTCGGGGTCGACACCGGCCGGGGGCGGCGCACCGGTCGCGCCGCCGGGTGCGACGGGCGGCACCGGCGGATATCCGGCCGGCCCCGCACTGCCCGGGGGCATCCCCGGCGCCGTGCCGCCGACCACCCGGTCACGGCCCCCGGCGATCTCGCCCTCGTGCTCGGCCGTCGGCCGGGACGCCGAGGGACGCGCCGCGCTTCGCAGCACATACGCCGCCACACCGAGCATCACGGCCGTGATCAGCGCGGCGGCCCAGTCCGGCAGGCCCAGCGACAGGGCCAGCCCGAGGGCCAGCGCGAGGGCGGCACCCGCGTAGAGGGCGAGTGCCCCGGACGCGGCGTACAGCGCGGCCTTGCGGCGCTGCTTGCGGGTCTGCTGCCGCAGCTCGTCGCGGATGGTCTCGCGGGCCACCAGCGCCAGCTCGTCGACCAGGTGCTTGTCCAGATGTTCGAGATGATCCAAGCGGTCCATTGCGCCCGGGTACCCCTGCCCGTGCCCGCGTAACGCGGGCCGGTAACGCGGCATGCGCCGGGGGCGGATCCCCAACTAGGCTCTGCACCATGGAGATTCTCGGCACCACGCTCCGCATCTGCGTCGACGACCTGGAAGCAGCGGTCCCGTTCTACGAGAGACTCTCGGGCGGACCGGCGATGCGCTTCGAACGCGGTGGCGTCCAGGTCGCAGCCGTCGGCTGCTTCCTGCTGATGAGCGGCCCGGAGGCGGAGCTGGAGGTCCTGCGCAAGGTCGCCGCGACCATCGCGGTCGAGGACGTCGACGAGGCGAACCGGGTCCTCACCGCCTCCGGCGCCCAGGTGCTGGCCGGCCCCGTCCCGACCCCCGTCGGCCGCAATCTGATCGCGGTCCACCCCGACGGCTCGGTCTACGAGTACGCGGACCGCCGGGCGGCCGGGTGAGCCTCAGGCGGCGAACGCGGCCACCACGAGGTCCGTGAGCAGCGCGCCCGCCGTGCCGTCGGGGTCCAGATCCGGGTCGTAGATGGTGACGTTGAGGCCCACGCAGTGCGGTGAGCTGACCAACGGGCGGAGCAGCGCGGTCAGTTCGTCGGGGAGGAGCCCGTCGGGGTCGGGGCTGTGGACGGCCGGCATGACGGACGGGTCGAGGACGTCGTCGTCCAGGTGGACCCAGAAGCCGTCCAGTTCGGGCGGTTCGGCGAGAGTGCGTGCCGGGCGTCGCACGGCACGCGCCACTTTCGCAGCAGGCCCTGGGTGCGCAGCTCGCCGACGGTCACGACGGGGATCTGCAGGGCGGCCGGCTCGGTGCGGTCGTCCTCGAACGCGTCCCGGATGCCGAAGACCCGTACGTCCTCGTCGCGCAGATAGGGCCCGAGCCCTTCCAGATCGGTCAGGTCCGGCTGGCCGCGCCCCGTGGCGAGCGCCAGCTCCTCGCCGCCGGCCGCCCCGACCCGGTCGGAGTTCCCCGGGTGCCGGAAATCGGCGGAGGCGTCGACGGCGACCAGCCCGTACCGCCCGATCCGGCGCAGCGCGAGCGCGGCGCCGAGCTGGATCGAACAGTCCCCGCCGAGGACGACGGGCAGCTCACCGGCCCGGACGTGCCGCTCGATCCGGTCGGCCGGCCTGCGCGTGTACGAGGCGATCGCCCCGGCGT encodes the following:
- a CDS encoding NAD(P)/FAD-dependent oxidoreductase, which translates into the protein MSRPRIVIVGAGFAGYRTARTLARLTRNKADITLLNPTDYFLYLPLLPQVAAGILEPRRVTVSLTGTLPHVRLVLGEADDIDLDARTVRYSDPEGGVGTLTYDRLVLAAGSVNKLLPIPGVAEHAHGFRGLPEALYLRDHVTRQVELAAGSEDPKSCDARCTFVVVGAGYTGTEVAAHGQIFTDALVRKQPLREGMRPRWMLLDIADRVLPEMDEKLSRTADKVLRQRGVDVRMGTSVKEATPNGVLLTDGEFVDTRTLVWCVGVRPDPLAESLGLPMERGRLLVEPTLRVPGRPDVFACGDAAAVPDLTKPGQYTPMTAQHAWRQGKVAAYNVAASLGRGEPEPYRHSDLGFVVDLGGVKAAANPLGVPLSGPLAGAVARGYHLAAMPGNRVRVAADWLLDAVLPRQGVQLGLVRSWSVPLDTASPELAKVPGAPQKAKTGADESPATSPGQERGPASEIPPKPAEGSKGES
- a CDS encoding phage holin family protein, with translation MDRLDHLEHLDKHLVDELALVARETIRDELRQQTRKQRRKAALYAASGALALYAGAALALALGLALSLGLPDWAAALITAVMLGVAAYVLRSAARPSASRPTAEHEGEIAGGRDRVVGGTAPGMPPGSAGPAGYPPVPPVAPGGATGAPPPAGVDPEDPRHR
- a CDS encoding VOC family protein gives rise to the protein MEILGTTLRICVDDLEAAVPFYERLSGGPAMRFERGGVQVAAVGCFLLMSGPEAELEVLRKVAATIAVEDVDEANRVLTASGAQVLAGPVPTPVGRNLIAVHPDGSVYEYADRRAAG